A region from the Lysobacter sp. BMK333-48F3 genome encodes:
- a CDS encoding acetyl-CoA C-acyltransferase, with translation MSSDPIVVCAAVRTPLGRYLGELSPLPAHRLGAHAIAAALQRAGIAPERVDEVLMGCVLGAGQGQAPARQAARAAGLPDATPAVTINKVCGSGMKAAMQAHDALVAGSIDVAVAGGMESMSNAPYLLQRARAGYRVGHDRIFDHMALDGLEDAYEPGRSMGEFGEALARDYGFDRAAQDAYAHETLRRAQAAIESGAFAGEIVAVPVADKAGPRLVEHDEHPRKVSLDKIAALKPAFAADGSITAASASANADGAAALLLTRRSTAQREGWPVLARIVAHASHSQAPAQYTTAPIPAVRKLLARAGWNAEDVDLFEINEAFAVVAMAAARDLGIARERLNVNGGACALGHPIGATGARLLVTLIHALRRQGGRRGVAALCIGGGEATAMAVEIDPG, from the coding sequence ATGTCGTCGGATCCCATCGTCGTCTGCGCCGCCGTGCGCACCCCGCTCGGCCGTTATCTGGGCGAGTTGTCGCCGCTGCCCGCGCACCGCCTCGGCGCGCACGCGATCGCCGCCGCCCTGCAACGCGCCGGCATCGCCCCGGAGCGCGTCGACGAAGTGCTGATGGGCTGCGTGCTCGGCGCCGGCCAGGGCCAGGCGCCGGCGCGCCAGGCCGCGCGCGCGGCCGGCCTGCCCGACGCGACGCCGGCGGTCACGATCAACAAGGTCTGCGGTTCGGGCATGAAGGCGGCGATGCAGGCGCACGACGCGCTGGTCGCCGGCTCGATCGACGTCGCCGTCGCCGGCGGCATGGAATCTATGTCGAACGCGCCCTATCTGCTGCAACGCGCGCGCGCCGGCTATCGGGTCGGCCACGACCGGATCTTCGACCACATGGCCCTGGACGGACTGGAAGACGCCTACGAACCGGGCCGGTCGATGGGCGAGTTCGGCGAAGCGCTGGCGCGCGACTACGGCTTCGACCGCGCCGCCCAGGACGCCTACGCCCACGAGACCCTGCGCCGCGCCCAGGCGGCGATCGAAAGCGGCGCGTTCGCCGGCGAGATCGTCGCCGTGCCGGTCGCCGACAAGGCCGGGCCCCGCCTGGTCGAGCACGACGAGCACCCGCGCAAGGTGTCGCTGGACAAGATCGCCGCGCTCAAGCCGGCGTTCGCCGCCGACGGCAGCATCACCGCCGCCAGCGCCTCGGCCAATGCCGATGGCGCCGCGGCCCTGCTGCTGACCCGGCGCTCGACCGCGCAACGCGAAGGCTGGCCGGTGCTGGCGCGGATCGTCGCCCACGCCAGCCACAGCCAGGCGCCGGCGCAGTACACCACCGCGCCGATTCCGGCCGTGCGCAAGCTGCTGGCGCGCGCCGGCTGGAACGCCGAAGACGTCGACCTGTTCGAGATCAACGAAGCCTTCGCGGTGGTGGCGATGGCCGCCGCGCGCGATCTGGGCATCGCCCGCGAACGGCTCAACGTCAACGGCGGCGCCTGCGCGCTCGGCCATCCGATCGGCGCCACCGGCGCGCGCCTGCTGGTCACCCTGATCCATGCCCTGCGCCGGCAGGGCGGCCGTCGCGGCGTGGCCGCGCTGTGCATCGGCGGCGGCGAAGCCACCGCCATGGCGGTCGAGATCGACCCGGGCTGA
- a CDS encoding DUF3472 domain-containing protein — protein sequence MKNWLLSGVLALSALVCGSAQAVVVGGIVSTHAQWPEAVGGYDRLSFYDQVNHDGGSRSNYYWANQFWFVGGDGGYIGLQNRSGQRWLNFSIWLASGWDPASRASCGHFSHEGSGVQCQIKWNWKTGHKYRLDIVRASNRVSGVVTDLMSGESITVATILIPTAWSGLKNQSVSFVEEYSQGSNQLASCSVIGAQSSVFYLPVANGNVPATGQTTRTYGNCNDRNIAHAACDAGGKCINIVSDLGGLASPAE from the coding sequence ATGAAGAACTGGCTGCTGAGCGGCGTGTTGGCGTTGAGCGCGTTGGTCTGCGGAAGCGCGCAGGCGGTGGTGGTGGGCGGCATCGTCAGTACCCACGCGCAATGGCCCGAAGCGGTCGGCGGCTACGACCGGCTGAGCTTCTACGATCAGGTCAACCACGACGGCGGCAGCCGCTCGAACTACTACTGGGCCAACCAGTTCTGGTTCGTCGGCGGCGACGGCGGCTACATCGGCTTGCAGAACCGCTCCGGCCAGCGCTGGCTGAACTTCTCGATCTGGCTGGCCAGCGGCTGGGATCCGGCCAGCCGCGCCAGCTGCGGCCACTTCAGCCACGAAGGCAGCGGCGTGCAGTGCCAGATCAAGTGGAACTGGAAGACCGGGCACAAGTACCGGCTCGACATCGTCCGCGCCTCGAACCGGGTCAGCGGCGTGGTCACCGACCTGATGAGCGGCGAAAGCATCACCGTGGCGACGATCCTGATTCCGACCGCGTGGAGCGGGCTCAAGAACCAGTCGGTGAGTTTCGTCGAAGAGTACAGCCAGGGCAGCAACCAGCTCGCCTCGTGCAGCGTGATCGGCGCGCAGTCTTCGGTGTTCTATTTGCCGGTGGCCAACGGCAACGTGCCCGCGACCGGCCAGACCACCCGCACCTACGGCAACTGCAACGACCGCAACATCGCCCATGCCGCCTGCGATGCCGGCGGCAAGTGCATCAACATCGTCAGCGATCTGGGCGGGTTGGCTTCGCCGGCCGAGTGA
- a CDS encoding C2 family cysteine protease produces MELNSANLYAFRPINLPAEIDHEKAAEANKTETPFVQGDGDANPIDANDVNQDGYGSCAVMSTIKAIAAQNPDVIKNMIRDNGDGTYTVTFKEYDSGFLGFGSGWDKKEVTVSGPFDGSAADVGDMGKDGQGEVWPAIIEKAYGQFAGDGYKTYDDGESPAKVQEAILGRDASTESPSEYSSGDLNEKLENGEAVVAWTAGDWNDEQTKLAQQYGVAGGHAYRVEDIYVDGDGNTRIKLDNPWGHGDVDMPYSDYQKLYHEVNSTPTR; encoded by the coding sequence ATGGAACTGAACAGCGCCAACCTGTACGCCTTCCGCCCGATCAATCTGCCGGCGGAAATCGACCATGAGAAAGCGGCCGAGGCGAACAAGACCGAGACGCCGTTCGTCCAGGGCGACGGCGACGCCAACCCGATCGACGCCAACGACGTCAACCAGGACGGCTACGGCAGCTGCGCGGTGATGTCGACGATCAAAGCGATCGCGGCGCAGAACCCGGACGTGATCAAGAACATGATCCGCGACAACGGCGACGGCACCTACACCGTCACCTTCAAGGAATACGACAGCGGCTTCCTCGGTTTCGGCTCGGGCTGGGACAAGAAGGAAGTCACCGTGTCCGGCCCGTTCGACGGCTCCGCCGCCGACGTCGGCGACATGGGCAAGGACGGCCAGGGCGAAGTGTGGCCGGCGATCATCGAAAAGGCTTACGGCCAGTTCGCCGGCGACGGCTACAAGACCTACGACGACGGCGAAAGCCCGGCCAAGGTCCAGGAGGCCATCCTCGGCCGCGACGCCAGCACCGAATCGCCGTCGGAATACAGCTCCGGCGATCTCAACGAGAAGCTCGAGAACGGCGAGGCCGTGGTCGCCTGGACCGCCGGCGACTGGAACGACGAGCAGACCAAGCTGGCCCAGCAGTACGGCGTCGCCGGCGGCCATGCCTACCGGGTCGAGGACATCTACGTCGACGGCGACGGCAACACCCGGATCAAGCTCGACAATCCCTGGGGCCACGGCGACGTCGACATGCCCTATTCGGATTATCAGAAGCTGTACCACGAAGTGAACTCGACGCCGACCCGCTAA
- a CDS encoding LysR substrate-binding domain-containing protein, producing MDFDPSLLRAFVAVVDTGGFTRAAQRLHLTQSAVSHQIRRLEAQVGRRLLVRSTRKLSLSEDGREFLRHAQQILQALDALSRRFDPSPVSGTVRFGAPENFMRERLPQLLGRFAQAYPQVRLEVSVSANLDLPAMLDADELDLAVLIAERANDTPSPGQLLRRARLVWVAAEGFVPPPGASLPFAFFPPPCVHRRVGLQALQQAGIDGHIVFTSHSQEGIHAAALAGLAITAIAEDDIEPGLLPVAERYALPPLPEVDFSLVWSERGRSPAAQSFGELIGEIARTAPESVYPRPAQRTARR from the coding sequence ATGGACTTCGATCCCAGCCTGCTGCGCGCCTTCGTCGCGGTCGTCGACACCGGCGGCTTCACCCGCGCCGCGCAACGCCTGCACCTGACCCAGTCGGCGGTCAGCCATCAGATCCGCCGGCTCGAAGCACAGGTCGGACGACGCCTGCTGGTGCGCAGCACGCGCAAGCTGAGCCTGAGCGAGGACGGCCGCGAGTTCCTGCGCCACGCACAGCAGATCCTGCAGGCGCTGGACGCGCTGAGCCGGCGCTTCGATCCCTCGCCGGTGTCCGGCACGGTGCGCTTCGGCGCGCCGGAGAACTTCATGCGCGAACGCCTGCCGCAGTTGCTCGGCCGTTTCGCCCAGGCCTATCCGCAGGTGCGGCTGGAAGTCAGCGTCAGCGCCAACCTCGATCTGCCGGCGATGCTCGATGCCGACGAACTCGACCTGGCGGTGCTGATCGCCGAACGCGCGAACGACACACCCTCGCCGGGGCAGCTGCTGCGGCGCGCGCGGCTGGTCTGGGTCGCCGCCGAAGGTTTCGTGCCGCCGCCCGGCGCGTCGCTGCCGTTCGCGTTCTTCCCGCCGCCGTGCGTGCACCGCCGGGTCGGCCTGCAGGCGCTGCAGCAGGCCGGCATCGACGGCCATATCGTGTTCACCTCGCACAGCCAGGAAGGCATCCACGCCGCCGCCCTGGCGGGACTGGCGATCACCGCCATCGCCGAGGACGACATCGAGCCGGGCCTGCTGCCGGTGGCCGAACGCTACGCCCTGCCGCCCTTGCCGGAAGTGGATTTCTCGCTGGTCTGGAGCGAGCGCGGCCGCAGTCCGGCGGCGCAGTCCTTCGGCGAGCTGATCGGCGAGATCGCCCGGACGGCTCCGGAGTCGGTGTATCCGCGCCCGGCCCAGCGCACCGCACGCCGCTGA
- a CDS encoding TetR/AcrR family transcriptional regulator yields the protein MRYTADRKPQTRQRLLDHAARALHAQGAHRLGVAAIMREAGLTHGGFYAHFASRDALLAAAIERMFEQARDYWREAFAGQTPAQALRTCIDRYLSPEHRDGGRLGGCPLPPLAADLPQLPEAARAAYEAGAQRMHEGLRALIAAHRPGDDAERQALSVRAELVGALLLARAQAERERSDALLAASREALRARLGLD from the coding sequence ATGCGCTACACCGCCGACCGCAAGCCCCAGACCCGCCAGCGCCTGCTCGACCACGCCGCCCGCGCCCTGCACGCGCAAGGCGCGCACCGGCTCGGCGTGGCCGCGATCATGCGCGAGGCCGGGCTCACCCACGGCGGCTTCTACGCCCACTTCGCCTCGCGCGACGCTCTGCTCGCCGCGGCGATCGAGCGCATGTTCGAGCAGGCCCGCGACTACTGGCGCGAGGCCTTCGCCGGGCAGACCCCGGCGCAGGCGCTGCGGACCTGCATCGACCGTTATCTGTCGCCGGAACATCGCGACGGCGGCCGCCTCGGCGGCTGCCCGCTGCCGCCGCTGGCCGCCGACCTGCCGCAGCTGCCCGAGGCCGCGCGCGCCGCCTACGAGGCCGGCGCGCAGCGCATGCACGAAGGCTTGCGCGCGCTGATCGCCGCGCATCGCCCCGGCGACGACGCCGAACGGCAGGCGCTGTCGGTGCGCGCCGAGTTGGTCGGCGCCTTGTTGCTGGCGCGCGCGCAGGCCGAGCGCGAGCGCTCCGACGCCCTGCTCGCCGCGTCGCGCGAAGCCCTGCGCGCGCGGCTCGGCCTGGACTGA
- a CDS encoding haloalkane dehalogenase, whose translation MSEDAMPNDAMPDDISPLDPWPRRRVRVLDSEISYVDVGEGAPIVLLHGNPTSSYLWRNIIGHLSGLGRCLAPDLVGMGASAPMPGGGYRFFDHARYLDAWFEALELRSDVVLVLHDWGSALGFHYAHRHPERIAAIAYMEALVQPRLWSDFAHGRDALFRAMRSEQGERMLLDENFFVETVLPKSILRSLSAEEMQAYRAPFASRESRAPTLAFPRDLPIEGEPADVAAAVEAYGQWLARSALPKLFVNVEPGALLTGRAREFCRGWPNQREVGVAGLHYPQEDSPQQIGRALRAFVAEVRG comes from the coding sequence ATGTCCGAAGACGCGATGCCGAACGACGCGATGCCGGACGATATCTCGCCGCTCGACCCCTGGCCGCGCCGGCGTGTGCGCGTGCTCGACAGCGAGATCAGCTATGTCGACGTCGGCGAGGGCGCGCCGATCGTGCTGCTGCACGGCAACCCGACCTCGTCCTATCTGTGGCGCAACATCATCGGGCACCTCAGCGGTCTCGGCCGTTGCCTGGCGCCGGACCTGGTCGGGATGGGCGCCTCGGCGCCGATGCCGGGCGGCGGCTATCGCTTCTTCGACCATGCGCGCTATCTCGATGCCTGGTTCGAGGCGCTGGAGCTGCGCTCGGACGTGGTCCTGGTGCTGCACGACTGGGGCTCGGCGCTGGGCTTCCATTACGCGCACCGCCACCCCGAGCGGATCGCCGCGATCGCCTACATGGAAGCGTTGGTGCAGCCGCGTCTGTGGAGCGATTTTGCCCACGGCCGCGACGCGCTGTTCCGCGCGATGCGGTCCGAGCAGGGCGAACGCATGCTGCTGGACGAAAATTTCTTCGTCGAAACGGTGTTGCCCAAGAGCATCCTGCGCAGCCTCTCGGCCGAGGAGATGCAGGCGTACCGTGCGCCGTTCGCGAGCCGCGAGTCGCGCGCGCCGACCCTGGCGTTTCCACGCGATTTGCCGATCGAAGGCGAGCCGGCCGATGTCGCCGCCGCGGTCGAGGCCTACGGCCAGTGGCTGGCGCGCAGCGCTCTGCCGAAGCTGTTCGTCAACGTCGAACCCGGCGCGCTGCTGACCGGCCGCGCGCGCGAGTTCTGCCGCGGCTGGCCGAACCAGCGCGAGGTCGGCGTCGCCGGCCTGCATTACCCGCAGGAGGATTCGCCGCAGCAGATCGGCCGCGCGCTGCGCGCGTTCGTCGCCGAGGTGCGCGGGTGA
- a CDS encoding MFS transporter, whose translation MPLSSAAPASRPLSRNTVALAAVCLSSLMFGLEISSVPVILPVLERQLPAGFGQLQWIMNAYTLACTTVLMAAGTFGDRYGRKRVFVAGLLAFAATSLACGLASDAQTLIVARFLQGGSGGVMLICGTAVLAHQFRAGRERARAFAAWGVVFGVGLGFGPIVGGGILALADWRWVFLIHVALAAITLWPLLRGVQESRDPQAGRLDAAGIATLSVGVFGLTWCLIQGPAAGFASAAVLAVAAVATVALIAFVRIETAQAHPMFDFAVFKLRDFSGAMVGAVAMNISFWPFIVYLPIYFHGVLGYDAFAAGALLLAYTLPTLVMPPLAERLSLRFHPGWTVTIGLFAIGAGFLAMRYGGRAAEPGWAQLLPGLLLAGIGLGLTNTPVTNTTTAAVPSERAGMATGMDMSARFISLTVNIAVMGLILLAGIGASLRERYGAFAPTAAERIAAGDLSALGSDEAARQAARAALAHGFDLAMLYGGVGVWLLAALGLAIFSPRRIGARLAGS comes from the coding sequence ATGCCGCTTTCTTCCGCCGCGCCCGCGTCGCGGCCGCTTTCGCGCAATACCGTGGCGCTGGCCGCGGTCTGCCTGTCCTCGCTGATGTTCGGCCTGGAGATCTCCAGCGTACCGGTGATCCTGCCGGTGCTGGAGCGGCAACTGCCTGCCGGTTTCGGCCAACTGCAGTGGATCATGAACGCCTACACCCTGGCCTGCACCACGGTGCTGATGGCCGCCGGCACCTTCGGCGACCGCTACGGCCGCAAACGCGTGTTCGTCGCCGGCCTGCTCGCGTTCGCCGCGACCTCGCTGGCCTGCGGCCTGGCGAGCGATGCGCAGACGCTGATCGTCGCGCGCTTCCTGCAAGGCGGCAGCGGCGGGGTGATGCTGATCTGCGGCACCGCGGTGCTGGCGCACCAGTTCCGCGCCGGTCGCGAACGCGCGCGCGCCTTCGCCGCCTGGGGCGTGGTGTTCGGCGTCGGCCTGGGCTTCGGCCCGATCGTCGGCGGCGGCATCCTCGCCCTGGCCGACTGGCGCTGGGTGTTCCTGATCCATGTCGCGCTGGCGGCGATCACCTTGTGGCCGCTGCTGCGCGGGGTGCAGGAATCGCGCGACCCGCAGGCCGGCCGGCTCGACGCGGCCGGCATCGCGACCCTGTCGGTCGGCGTGTTCGGCCTGACCTGGTGCCTGATCCAGGGGCCGGCGGCCGGCTTCGCCAGCGCCGCGGTGCTCGCGGTGGCCGCCGTCGCGACGGTGGCGCTGATCGCCTTCGTCCGCATCGAAACCGCGCAGGCGCACCCGATGTTCGACTTCGCCGTGTTCAAGCTGCGCGACTTCTCCGGAGCGATGGTCGGCGCGGTGGCGATGAACATCAGCTTCTGGCCGTTCATCGTGTATCTGCCGATCTATTTCCACGGCGTGCTCGGCTACGACGCCTTCGCCGCCGGCGCGCTGCTGCTGGCCTATACCCTGCCGACCCTGGTCATGCCGCCGCTGGCCGAACGCCTGAGCCTGCGCTTCCATCCGGGGTGGACGGTCACCATCGGCTTGTTCGCGATCGGCGCCGGCTTCCTGGCGATGCGCTACGGCGGCCGCGCGGCCGAGCCGGGCTGGGCGCAGTTGTTGCCGGGCCTGCTGTTGGCCGGCATCGGCCTGGGCCTGACCAATACCCCGGTGACCAACACCACCACTGCGGCGGTGCCGAGCGAACGCGCCGGCATGGCCACCGGCATGGACATGAGCGCGCGCTTCATCAGCCTGACGGTGAACATCGCGGTGATGGGATTGATCCTGCTGGCCGGTATCGGCGCCAGCCTGCGCGAGCGTTACGGCGCGTTCGCGCCCACAGCGGCCGAACGCATCGCCGCCGGCGATCTGAGCGCGCTCGGCAGCGACGAAGCCGCTCGCCAGGCGGCGCGCGCCGCGCTCGCCCACGGCTTCGACCTGGCGATGCTGTACGGCGGCGTCGGCGTGTGGCTGTTGGCCGCGCTGGGCCTGGCGATCTTCAGTCCGCGCCGGATCGGCGCGCGGTTGGCCGGCTCTTAG
- a CDS encoding PaaI family thioesterase, which produces MSLIDEVAAGLPGLAQLQALLASGRKPGILRALEFDFVEVGDGVAVFAGTPGDHAYNPIGSVHGGYAATLLDSACGCAVHSRLSAQQGYTTLELKIAYHRPLTRDCGPLRAVGRVLSMGRRAAFAEARLTDAQDKLYASATSTLLVFER; this is translated from the coding sequence ATGAGCCTGATCGATGAAGTCGCCGCCGGCCTGCCCGGCCTGGCCCAGTTGCAAGCCCTGCTCGCCTCGGGGCGCAAGCCCGGCATCCTGCGCGCGCTGGAGTTCGACTTCGTCGAAGTCGGCGACGGCGTCGCGGTGTTCGCCGGCACGCCCGGCGATCACGCCTACAACCCGATCGGCAGCGTGCACGGCGGCTATGCCGCGACCCTGCTCGATTCGGCCTGCGGCTGCGCGGTGCATTCGCGGCTGAGCGCGCAGCAGGGCTACACCACCCTGGAACTGAAGATCGCCTACCACCGTCCGCTGACCCGCGACTGCGGCCCGCTGCGCGCGGTCGGCCGAGTGCTGTCGATGGGTCGCCGCGCCGCCTTCGCCGAAGCCCGCCTCACCGATGCGCAGGACAAGCTCTACGCCTCGGCCACCTCCACCCTGCTCGTGTTCGAGCGCTGA